In the Pseudonocardia cypriaca genome, one interval contains:
- a CDS encoding DUF2306 domain-containing protein, with protein MDLRVLRPRRVWLMLLVAVVAAALMAAPYALLDVDSSRVEVAGGLHYALLVTHILTATVALVLGPLQFVPAIRARRRWHRRIGRTYLLAGVLPSAVAAVPVALLSGRLVSQVGLVIVAVGWLVTAGLAVRAIRSGDVAAHRAWMTRNYALTFLAVTARIVVPLILLTLLASGVVARADAATVVASLIPIGQVLGCVINLVVAEVLIRRARRARPASRSPLGARVRVPARPGHP; from the coding sequence ATGGACCTCCGGGTGCTGCGCCCCCGCCGGGTGTGGCTGATGCTGCTGGTCGCGGTGGTGGCCGCCGCGCTGATGGCCGCGCCGTACGCGCTGCTCGACGTCGACTCCAGCCGGGTCGAGGTGGCAGGCGGGCTGCACTACGCCCTCCTGGTGACGCACATCCTCACCGCGACCGTGGCGCTGGTCCTCGGCCCGCTGCAGTTCGTGCCGGCGATCCGGGCCCGCAGGCGGTGGCACCGCCGGATCGGGCGCACCTACCTGCTGGCCGGCGTGCTGCCGTCCGCGGTGGCCGCCGTGCCGGTCGCGCTGCTGTCGGGCCGGCTCGTCAGCCAGGTCGGGCTCGTGATCGTGGCGGTCGGGTGGCTGGTGACCGCCGGGCTCGCGGTCCGCGCCATCCGCAGCGGCGACGTCGCCGCGCACCGGGCGTGGATGACGCGCAACTACGCGCTGACCTTCCTCGCCGTCACCGCGCGGATCGTGGTGCCGCTGATCCTGCTGACGCTGCTCGCGAGCGGTGTCGTCGCACGCGCGGACGCGGCGACGGTCGTGGCGTCGCTGATCCCGATCGGCCAGGTGCTGGGCTGCGTGATCAACCTGGTGGTCGCGGAGGTGCTGATCAGGCGAGCTCGACGGGCCCGGCCGGCGTCTCGATCACCGCTCGGAGCGCGGGTGCGGGTGCCCGCTCGACCGGGACATCCGTGA
- a CDS encoding superoxide dismutase → MMTYTLPDLPYDYGALAPHITGEIMELHHSKHHQTYVGALNQTLDKLAEARDKNDFGAIVGLEKTLAFNLGGHVNHSAFWQNLSPDGGDKPTGELAAALDEHFGSFDAFRAHFTAAATTIQGSGWAILGWDTLGERLLIHQLYDQQANLPAGQIPLVLLDMWEHAFYLQYRNVKPDYVKAWWNVVNWADAAERFEKARGV, encoded by the coding sequence ATCATGACGTACACGCTTCCCGACCTGCCCTACGACTACGGTGCCCTCGCCCCGCACATCACGGGCGAGATCATGGAGCTGCACCACTCCAAGCACCACCAGACCTACGTCGGCGCGCTCAACCAGACCCTCGACAAGCTCGCCGAAGCCCGCGACAAGAACGACTTCGGCGCCATCGTCGGGCTGGAGAAGACCCTCGCCTTCAACCTCGGCGGCCACGTCAACCACTCCGCGTTCTGGCAGAACCTCTCCCCCGACGGCGGCGACAAGCCCACCGGCGAGCTCGCCGCCGCCCTCGACGAGCACTTCGGCTCCTTCGACGCCTTCCGGGCCCACTTCACCGCCGCCGCCACCACCATCCAGGGCTCCGGCTGGGCCATCCTCGGCTGGGACACCCTCGGCGAGCGCCTGCTCATCCACCAGCTCTACGACCAGCAGGCCAACCTCCCGGCAGGCCAGATCCCCCTCGTCCTGCTGGACATGTGGGAACACGCCTTCTACCTGCAGTACCGCAACGTCAAGCCCGACTACGTCAAGGCCTGGTGGAACGTCGTCAACTGGGCCGACGCCGCGGAGCGCTTCGAGAAGGCCCGCGGGGTCTGA
- a CDS encoding flavin reductase family protein, protein MTATGTVTQTGLLASAFRDAFRHHPTGVAVVTARDGAGGPVGLTASSVASVSLTPPALVLSISHRASAAAALLAADAFLVHLLEARNVDLARRFATSGTDRFGPATRWTPLATGEPWLPEAPTALRCRPLSRTPVGDATVVTAEVVGVRSSGRAGTPLVHHDRGYHVLGPALPTS, encoded by the coding sequence GTGACCGCGACCGGGACGGTGACGCAGACGGGCCTGCTCGCGAGCGCGTTCCGGGACGCCTTCCGCCACCACCCCACCGGCGTCGCCGTTGTCACCGCCCGCGATGGCGCCGGTGGGCCGGTCGGGCTCACCGCGTCGTCGGTGGCCTCGGTGTCGCTGACGCCGCCCGCACTCGTCCTCTCGATCTCCCACCGGGCGAGTGCGGCCGCGGCGCTGCTGGCCGCCGACGCCTTCCTCGTGCACCTGCTGGAAGCGCGCAACGTCGACCTCGCCCGGCGCTTCGCGACGTCGGGGACCGACCGGTTCGGCCCGGCCACCCGGTGGACGCCGCTCGCCACCGGGGAACCGTGGCTGCCGGAGGCCCCGACGGCGCTGCGGTGCCGCCCGCTGTCGCGCACCCCGGTCGGGGACGCGACGGTGGTGACCGCGGAGGTGGTGGGCGTGCGGTCGTCGGGGCGTGCGGGCACCCCGCTGGTCCACCACGACCGCGGCTACCACGTCCTCGGACCGGCCCTGCCGACTTCCTGA